The Cytobacillus sp. NJ13 sequence ATCGAATCTGTCCATTTCCGGTCATGAGATATTTGCGGGTTGTTAATGCCGGCAGCCCCATTGGTCCTCTCGCATGGAGCTTCTGTGTGGATATGCCAATTTCAGCACCAAAGCCAAGAGCGCCTCCATCTGTGAATCTGGTCGAAGCATTATGATACAATGCCGCAGCATCTGTCAGCTGCATGAACTTTTTGGCTGTTTCCCCATTTTCCGTAATAATCGCCTCAGAATGCTTTGTTCCATATTGGTCAATATGATCGATGGCCTGTTCAAGACAATTAACGGTTTTTACCGCCAAATCAAGGCTTAAATATTCATTTTCCCAATCGCTATCACCAGCTGGCACCACATCAGGCAGTGCAGCAGCTGCAGGCTCATCACCATGTACGGTTATCCCGTGCTTCTTCAGAACTTCTGCAAGCAATTCTTTATGCAGGTTAAGCCATCCTTCATGAACAATCATCGTTTCTGCTGCATTACAGACTGCCGGACGGTCTGTTTTGGCATTAATCAGGATATTGATCGCTTTTTCAGCCTCCGCTTCCTTATCCACATAGATATGGCAGTTTCCAACTCCTGTTTCGAGTACAGGCACCGTCGCATTCTCAACCACTGCTTTAATAAGGGATGCGCCGCCTCTCGGAATTAAGACATCAATATGCTCTTTCATTGTGAACAGCTGCTTTGTCGCTTCTCTGTCTGCTGCGGCAATGAATTGAACAGCTTCTTTAGGTATCTTAGTTTTTTCAAGAGCATCATGAATGATCTCAACTATAGCCTGATTCGAATTCAGGGCTGATGATCCGCCTTTTAGGACAATGGCATTTCCTGATTTCAAAGCAAGACCTGCCGCATCGGCTGTTACATTGGGTCTTGCTTCATATATCATTCCGATGACACCAAGCGGAACACGGACCTCTTCCACCTTCAGCCCATTATCCAAAGTCCAGCCAGACATGACGTCTCCAATCGGATCGGGAAGTTCAGCTACCCGGCGAAGGCCAGCTGCAAATTCAAAAACCCGCTCTTTAGATAATGACAGCCGATCTATATATGCCTCTTCGAATCCTTTTTCCTTGCCGTTATTTAGATCGGCCATATTGGCTGCAAGAATTGATTCATATCCAGTTTCCAAAGCATCTGCAACTGTATGGAGTGCTTCGTTCTTTTCTTCCGTTGTTAAAATACCTAAAGTTCTGGCAGCCTTCCTGGCCTTTTTTGCCTGTTCTTCTATATTATTTATCCTTACTGCTGATGCAGTAGTCATTGAATCCCTCCTAATAGTTTAAACAAGTGCCGGCAGTTTAAAGTCGCGGGAACATACAAACGTTTCCTGAGCAATGGCCGGTTCAAGCTCTTCATCTGCTGTATGGTCACTTAACTGTTCGTTTGAATAATTAATGCGGCCGAGGCCGATTTCTTTTCCCTCTTCATCCAGAATGCGGACAACTGCGCCATCCTTAAATCGCCCTTTTACTTCCTGAATATCAGAGCGATACAGGTTTTCTTGATGTTCCACAATGGCCTCTATCCCATGGGAACTGATAGTCACCTTGCCTTCAGGGCCTGAGTGGAATGCAATCCACTGTTTCTGATTATCCAGATTGAACGCATCCGGTTCCGGCTTAAAGCAGGTTCCTTTTGCCCTGCCTTCCACAGCTTCCATTAAGATATGTTCCCTACCTGCTTTACCTAAAAAGGAGTCAATTCCCGCAGCCATCGCAATTTTCACCGCCTGGATTTTTGACTTCATGCCGCCTGTTCCTACAGCACTTCCAGATCCTCCTGCAGCAGCTTCAATTTCAGGTGTAATGCTGTGCACCCTCTCCAGAAGGTTTGCATCGGGATTGTCATTGGGGTTGCTGTCGTAGAGGCCGTCAATGTCTGATAAAATAATAAGTAAATCAGCATCGATCAGACCGGCCACTTTTGCCGCCAGGGTATCATTGTCCCCGAAGCGCAAACGGTCAACCGTAACCGTGTCATTTTCATTTATAATCGGGATGATACCGCGCTCAAGCAGCACATTCATGGTGTTATGCATGTTGCCATAACGCTTTTCATCAGAGAAATCGCTTCTTGTAATCAAGATTTGTGAAGCTACATATCCGTGAGATAAAAAGAGTTCTGAGTAAGATTCCATTAATAAGCCCTGGCCAATTGAAGCTGCAGCCTGTTTTTCCGGAAGGGAAGAAGGACGGTCAAGGCAGCCTAGCTTCCGATAGCCTGCTGCTACAGCACCTGATGACACAACAGCTGTTTCATAGCCAGCATCCTTCAGCTCGACAATTTGCTCCGCAAATTTTTCAAGCTTTCTGCGGCTGATCTCCCCATGCATGCTTGTTAGTGAGCTGCTTCCGATCTTAATAACAACTCTTTTTATCTGCTTTTCTTTAATCAACATCCAATACCTCCTGTGAACTTATAATTCCCATCTCCCTTAGGAAGTGACAAGGGCGCCTTCCAATTCTTTGCTGATCTCCTTTGAACGTTTGGCGGCATGCTCCACTGCCTGTGTGATGGCTTCGCCTCCATTGTATTTCCTTAAGGCTTCAAGTCCTGAAGCGGTCGTGCCATTTGGAGAAGTCACTTTCTCTCTAAGAGAAGTTGGAGCTTCTTCCTTTTCAAGCACCATCTTAGCTGCTCCAAAAATCGTCTGGGCGACAATTTTTCGTACGGTCTCTTCATCCATACCTTTTTGTACCCCTACCCGCTCCATATTTTCCATCAAATAATAGAAGTATGCAGGGCCGCTTCCAGCTAAACCCGTAAAAACATCCATTTGGTCTTCATCGATAAGATAGACTTCCCCCATGCATTCCAGCAATTCCTTAACCAATTCGACATTGGCCATGCTGGTTTTCTTGCCTGCCACGACAGCCGTCGCAGATTCCTGAATCATGCTCGAAGTATTCGGCATCACACGCACAACCTGCTGTCCCGGATTTAAATGGTCTTCCATGAACTCAGTTGTAATGCCTGCCAAAACAGAAAGAATCACCTGGCCGGGATGTAATTTATCTTTAATCGAACAAAGGGCTTCCTCTGCACCTTTTGGTTTCATGGCTAAAATGAATAAATCGATCTTCTCAAATGGAAGCTCGCTTTGCGGCATCACACTCACACCGTACTTATCATGAATCTCTTCCAGTCTGTCTCCATTGCTCCTATTCGTTACAAATACTCGATCGGGTGACATTTTTTCTGCTGTAATGACTCCCGAAATCATTGATTCCGCCATTGATCCTGCTCCTAAAAAAGCAATTGTTTTATTGGCTAACATGGACATCCTCCTTAAGATGAACAACCTGTTCGTATAACCGTTCGTATTTTATCAACGTTATCTATCGTAACATGCTCAAATACATATTCAAGGGTATGAGGGAAAGACGGGAGGATATGGGCGAGATAGTGAATGAAAACGTTAACATCAGCTGCCTAAGATTCGGTAAGGCTCTCTCAGCGTGAATAATCCCTTCTGAAGACGATATTTGCTGAAATAAAATTTTCCATTTATTATATATCTTGCTCAAGCAAAAGTGGCAGTGAAAAGACGAGCACCTTTATTATGCTTAACACCGGCTGGATAATGCTCACTTAAATAAGAGGACTTTTATGTAATAAAAAAGACCCCAGCTATTGGCTAAGAGTCTTGTGCCATGAACTTCAAACTAGGTGCTTAATATAACCGCTGATTATTATAAAGCAAATCAGATGTTAGAAAAGCTCCTACTGGCGGCAGCCCGCCTGTGTTGGTTGGGGGTCCGGTAAGAGGAATATCTGTAGCAGCTACCCATTCTCCACTCTCCCCTGCCTGTAAAGAAGGAGCCTTCATGAGAAATCTTCCACTTACTATTAAATGACGGATCCTAATGGCTGGATCATCAAAGTTTTGCAATAAACCAGAAAATGAAGCAAAAGGGGTATCAAAACTAACCCTTTGTGTGTTTTCATCCCAAGCTCCAGTGATTTGAAGCGGTGTACCTCTGAAATTGGCTGTACCCGTTATCCTATTGCCTGAGATCGAATCAAGTGTAAGAACACCCATTACCATGGGTCTTCCTGCAATATTGGTGCTAAGTCCCCATCGCGACGGAATGGGCAAACTTAACGAAGTATTTTGAGCGGCATTCAAAGCAATCTCTCCTTTAACATATGGACCTAGTTAAAGTATATGCAACACAAAGCTATTTGGAGATTATCAGCCAAAATGTGAATCTAATTGCTCTGCTATTCCTTGAGTCTGATGGTGAAGATGAAAGTCATTAAGCAGGCGGAATAGGGGATAACAATAAATAAGACCCCACAAAAGTTGAGAGTCTTTGTAACGAGGATTAATGCTTTACGAACTGAAGAGCACGGCTAAGAATTTACTTTCCTCCATCTCATGCAGAGTTCTGATTCAAATTTATTGGCCACTTCGATTCTTGGCATGCTTTTCTTTTAAATGCATCTATCAGGAGACAATTTGTATACTTTCCCCTGAGATCCATAGCCAATGAGTTCAGCAAAACCCTTTATTTATGGAAAAAAGTGTGGAGCAGGTCAGACTAATACTTTTTAAACAATAAAAAAAACCCCCAACCAAAAAGTTGAGAGTCTTTGTAACATCGAAAATTAACGCTTTGAGAACTGAGGAGCACGACGAGCACCTTTAAGACCGTATTTCTTACGCTCTTTCATACGTGCGTCACGAGTTAATAGTCCTGCGCGCTTTAATGTTGGACGGAATTCTGGATCTGCTTGAAGCAATGCACGAGCGATGCCGTGGCGGATTGCGCCAGCTTGACCAGTGTATCCACCGCCGTTTACATTTACAAGAATGTCGTAGCTGTTAACAGTTTCAGTAGCTACAAGCGGCTGTTTTACAACTTCACGTAAAGCTGCAAAAGGAATGTAATCTGTGATTTCACGACCATTGATGATGATTTTACCGTCGCCTGGAACTAAACGAACA is a genomic window containing:
- the rpsI gene encoding 30S ribosomal protein S9 — its product is MAQVQYIGTGRRKSSVARVRLVPGDGKIIINGREITDYIPFAALREVVKQPLVATETVNSYDILVNVNGGGYTGQAGAIRHGIARALLQADPEFRPTLKRAGLLTRDARMKERKKYGLKGARRAPQFSKR
- the proB gene encoding glutamate 5-kinase codes for the protein MLIKEKQIKRVVIKIGSSSLTSMHGEISRRKLEKFAEQIVELKDAGYETAVVSSGAVAAGYRKLGCLDRPSSLPEKQAAASIGQGLLMESYSELFLSHGYVASQILITRSDFSDEKRYGNMHNTMNVLLERGIIPIINENDTVTVDRLRFGDNDTLAAKVAGLIDADLLIILSDIDGLYDSNPNDNPDANLLERVHSITPEIEAAAGGSGSAVGTGGMKSKIQAVKIAMAAGIDSFLGKAGREHILMEAVEGRAKGTCFKPEPDAFNLDNQKQWIAFHSGPEGKVTISSHGIEAIVEHQENLYRSDIQEVKGRFKDGAVVRILDEEGKEIGLGRINYSNEQLSDHTADEELEPAIAQETFVCSRDFKLPALV
- the proC gene encoding pyrroline-5-carboxylate reductase produces the protein MLANKTIAFLGAGSMAESMISGVITAEKMSPDRVFVTNRSNGDRLEEIHDKYGVSVMPQSELPFEKIDLFILAMKPKGAEEALCSIKDKLHPGQVILSVLAGITTEFMEDHLNPGQQVVRVMPNTSSMIQESATAVVAGKKTSMANVELVKELLECMGEVYLIDEDQMDVFTGLAGSGPAYFYYLMENMERVGVQKGMDEETVRKIVAQTIFGAAKMVLEKEEAPTSLREKVTSPNGTTASGLEALRKYNGGEAITQAVEHAAKRSKEISKELEGALVTS
- a CDS encoding glutamate-5-semialdehyde dehydrogenase — protein: MTTASAVRINNIEEQAKKARKAARTLGILTTEEKNEALHTVADALETGYESILAANMADLNNGKEKGFEEAYIDRLSLSKERVFEFAAGLRRVAELPDPIGDVMSGWTLDNGLKVEEVRVPLGVIGMIYEARPNVTADAAGLALKSGNAIVLKGGSSALNSNQAIVEIIHDALEKTKIPKEAVQFIAAADREATKQLFTMKEHIDVLIPRGGASLIKAVVENATVPVLETGVGNCHIYVDKEAEAEKAINILINAKTDRPAVCNAAETMIVHEGWLNLHKELLAEVLKKHGITVHGDEPAAAALPDVVPAGDSDWENEYLSLDLAVKTVNCLEQAIDHIDQYGTKHSEAIITENGETAKKFMQLTDAAALYHNASTRFTDGGALGFGAEIGISTQKLHARGPMGLPALTTRKYLMTGNGQIR